A DNA window from Halorubrum sp. DM2 contains the following coding sequences:
- a CDS encoding 2Fe-2S iron-sulfur cluster-binding protein, with translation MPTVSYQGEEIECEKGAVLRDVLKEAGLSVYNGKMEQLNCRGAGSCGSCAVQVDGEVSEPGKKERARLWFPPHHPNHDVRLACQTKVEGDVEVTKGRGLFGQHI, from the coding sequence ATGCCTACCGTATCCTATCAGGGCGAGGAGATCGAGTGCGAGAAGGGCGCAGTCTTACGCGACGTACTCAAGGAGGCCGGTCTGTCGGTCTACAACGGGAAGATGGAGCAGCTCAACTGTCGCGGTGCCGGGTCGTGCGGCTCCTGTGCGGTCCAAGTCGACGGCGAGGTCAGCGAGCCGGGCAAAAAGGAGCGCGCCCGCCTCTGGTTCCCGCCGCACCACCCGAACCACGACGTCCGCCTCGCCTGTCAGACAAAGGTCGAGGGCGACGTCGAGGTGACGAAGGGCCGCGGCCTCTTCGGCCAGCACATCTGA
- a CDS encoding cold-shock protein — protein MATGKVDFFNDTGGYGFIETDDADDDVFFHMEDVGGPDLEEGQELEFDIESSEKGPRATNVVRQ, from the coding sequence ATGGCGACCGGAAAGGTTGATTTCTTCAACGACACTGGCGGCTACGGATTTATTGAGACTGACGACGCGGACGACGACGTGTTCTTCCACATGGAAGACGTCGGCGGCCCGGACCTCGAAGAGGGCCAGGAGCTCGAGTTCGACATCGAGTCCTCCGAGAAGGGCCCCCGCGCGACCAACGTCGTTCGGCAGTAA